One Manihot esculenta cultivar AM560-2 chromosome 18, M.esculenta_v8, whole genome shotgun sequence genomic window carries:
- the LOC110606090 gene encoding probable calcium-binding protein CML28 isoform X1: protein MRIFVRYKGVPVSDVQLRKLFSRFDKNKDNRLSREEISEAFSELGGFFPDYRAGRVLTHYDTNEDGFIDLGECTNCWSETLGLTSEVLVLKKAKFTTWLSF, encoded by the exons ATGAGAATTTTTGTAAGATACAAAGGAGTTCCAGTTTCTGATGTGCAGTTAAGGAAACTATTCAGTCGATTTGACAAGAACAAAGACAATCGTCTGAGCAGGGAAGAGATAAGTGAAGCTTTCAGTGAACTTGGTGGATTTTTCCCTGATTATAGAGCCGGCCGTGTGCTCACCCATTATGATACTAATGAGGATGGCTTCATCGACTTAG GAGAATGCACAAATTGTTGGTCTGAAACGCTTGGCTTAACTTCTGAAGTGCTGGTGTTAAAGA AAGCCAAATTCACAACGTGGTTAAGCTTTTGA
- the LOC110606090 gene encoding probable calcium-binding protein CML28 isoform X2 has translation MRIFVRYKGVPVSDVQLRKLFSRFDKNKDNRLSREEISEAFSELGGFFPDYRAGRVLTHYDTNEDGFIDLGECTNCWSETLGLTSEVLVLKSG, from the exons ATGAGAATTTTTGTAAGATACAAAGGAGTTCCAGTTTCTGATGTGCAGTTAAGGAAACTATTCAGTCGATTTGACAAGAACAAAGACAATCGTCTGAGCAGGGAAGAGATAAGTGAAGCTTTCAGTGAACTTGGTGGATTTTTCCCTGATTATAGAGCCGGCCGTGTGCTCACCCATTATGATACTAATGAGGATGGCTTCATCGACTTAG GAGAATGCACAAATTGTTGGTCTGAAACGCTTGGCTTAACTTCTGAAGTGCTGGTGTTAAAGA GTGGGTGA